Genomic window (Castor canadensis chromosome X, mCasCan1.hap1v2, whole genome shotgun sequence):
TGGCTGTGTGAGATTGGACAAATCCTTTCCCTCCTTTGAGTCTCAGCACCTTCAACTATAGAATGGATATAGCAAGATAACACCTACTCAACAACGTAGCTGGGACAATTAAGTGAGGTACAGTGCATGCAACTGCTTTCTACAGAAAACAGGTGCACAGAAAATATCTTACCCATAATGTTGCACTTAAAGCACTATGGAACTGGTCACATGGCTACCAAATTGGGGAGAAAGGCTGCATGTCCTGTCTGATTTCCCTGGAAGCACAAAAATATCTGTGGTCAGAGGATCAATCCATGATTCTGTAGTCTTAATACATTTTGCTGTAATTTAAGCTCCACAGGATCAAAATTCCACTTCTTTCCACACTGTGTTTGCTGATCTGTTCCAAATACCCTGAACAGGACTTCAGGTGTGCTACACAGTCACAATTCACGTGAATTGCATATGAACGGATTTTTTGAGCATCTAGTGGTCAGGATAAATATGGTAATGGTGGTGAATATTTTAAGTGAGTGAGGTACTGACAGAGAGTTGCTAAGACTGGTGTCTAAGCTTTTAAGTGAAATATTGTTGGGGAGAGACAGTGTAGGACATTTACCCATGCCTTAATGGCAATAAAACCAGAGCACAAGGTCTGATTAAGTTTCTTAGTATCTCTTTGCTCATATATTGAAAATGATTTACACTGGAAACAAACGTACTGATGTAAaattttaagtagacaaaaaaatcATCCCAAATTTGGCACTCCGGCCCAAGGGCCAGGGAAACTCAGACTCTCATTTTTTTCCACCTATACTTCTAAACCAAGAAATTTATGTTTTTCCAGTCCTGGCAAGAGAGACACATtatgttttcttcaacaaatgaataTATTTGCTTCAGACTATAGGAGATACAGAAACCACATGAAGTGTGTGGAAGTTTTCAGGTTCTTTAAAAATCTCTCATGAGACAAGGGGGCAATGGAAAAGGCAGTGGATTGTAGATGATGTTGAGTCACACCTggttgttttcattgttgtgatATAGTATGGTGGTTATGTTAAGCAAGGTCCTTATTTGTTAGAACTGATTCCTGGAGGAGATGATTTGATGTGTACACTTGGCTTCTACTATTCCCTGGCAGGGATGTGGTGGGGAGTATGATGGAGGATAGATAAAACCAGAATTAAAGAAAGTTAATGATTGCTGAAGCTGATAGTCTTGAACTTAATGGGCACCTGGCAAGCACTGCATTGTAgtgtattttctgcttttatgtgcttgaaattttccaaaatacattaaaaattaaagaaaagaaatgcttgaGTTAGTGAATGAGAGTATAGTGGGGGGCAaggaatgaggaagagaaaggcaTAAGAAATGGCCATATTCATGGGAATACCACCaagggaaatatgaaaaatacctgTAAATTATCGATCATATGTTGATAGGCACCCTTTCAATTGTAGTATTGGACAGACATAAGATATCCTTAAACAAAAGATGCCCCATAATAAGCAGCAACAAAGACTAAAAGGAAGGATGGTCTTGCAAATTCATTAATGGactgcattttgttttaaagaggCATCACTGTTTTTCAATCTTTGCTGTTGAACAATAAACAAATTCCCCTATGGTAAGAATACTGAGGGTGTTGTGTTTCAGGTTCTTGAACCTAAAATAATCTGGGTGACAGGAATTACTATTACAAgagtatggtaaaaaaaaaacaagtgagatGTACAGTTTTCTGGGGAACAAAACTCTACTACATCATTTTACCCACATCAGCACTATTTCCAAGACAATAGCAATATATCAAAGAAACCTTGTACACATTTTAGGACTTCCACCTTGGGGATGCTTTAGGCTTGAAGATCCATTTCCTTGGGGTAAGTGGTGACAGTCTTTGCAGAGTGCCCCGTTAAACATCACAACTCTGCTCATAGTAGTCAGACAGGATGGTATGTGAGACAGGTGTCCAAATTGTGTTTATATGGGTGGCACACGGGAGTGTTTATGTATATACAGGTGTGTGTGAACctctgtgcacacatgtgtatgtgtgtgcatgtgtgtttgtgttaagTAAAGTCAAATTATCTGGAATTGTGGTGCTCCCTTCCTAGAAAGGAGTGAGAAACTGTTCTAGTCTGCATAAAGTACTTTTTTAAACCAAATACATAGTACAGTGACCTGAAAAAATTGTTACACTTATTTTCTCATCATTAAAAAGATTCCAATGTGCACATTAAAACAGTCTCtggaaatgaagagagaaaaaagttgcGTATTTCCTGAACAGTCAAAACTGCACTCTATATATTGCTATATATGCTCTTCCTTATAATATTCTATGCATACGCCTGTTAGTTATCTAGAGATCATACTAACAATTAGGTTTTAGGTCTTATTGctttttccttgattttattttgatttgtgaAGTAGGCGATGTAAAACTGAACACCATTTCCCCAAGTATTGAAAAACTGCAGTTCTGACAGTGATACAATCATATGTAATTAAACTGGCCCTGGAAATTCAGAGCATCTCATTTCCAGAGAGCACCTGATTCTACCAACATGGAGCCCGGAGTCTCCAGATCACTGTCAGATTGTGAGGTGGATCCTGGCAAAGGCAGGGGAAGACAGTGTGATAAAGGGACCACCCCTAACACACCCTACACACCCTACAAATGTAAAACATGCTGTTACTAAAAGTGAAATACATCCTCAAAAACCTTTTTGGGTGTTGCCATCACAGTGGACTGATGCAAAGAATCAGTTTAACTGTGAGCTAGCCAAGAGCTGGCTGTAAGTCACATTGTACTTAGAGTGGGATTGTGCGCTGGGTGAAGAAACGATGTAAGTAACTCCTAACAGCAGCACATGGTTCAGAGAGgatttattacagaaaaaataaaacaaaatatcccaactGAATTGAGGAATAGAATGAAGTAACTCCTTATCAACAAAAAGTAAAGGTAAATTTTTGTGCAATTAGACCTTTTGTATTTCTATGGTCCATATGAAAGTATTTCGATCATTTATGTTAAGAATTACCAGGgcagatgaagaagaatgaaatcttatcatttgcaagtaaatggatggaactggagaccatcattctgagcaaggttagccaggctcagaaggccaaaaatcatatgttctccctcagatgtggactttagatctagggcaaatacagcaatgtggttggacttggatcacatgacaaggggagagcacatatgggacatatggggataggtaagaaatccaaaacatgaaagcatttgacgtccccactccagaggaattaatacagaaaccttaaagtgacagaggtcaacacgagaaggggatcggaaccagtgtaaagatcagtaagagatgaatcagcttgggttaTACCACATTTGTACAttgaaacaatgctaggaatctctctgtatagctatccttaactcaactagcaaaaacactttgtctttctcattatgcttatgtcttctcttcaacaaaattagagataagggcaaaaaacaggttctgcctggaagtgaggggggagaagggagggagtgggggtggggagcaggggggagaaatgacccaatgtatgcacatgtgaataaatgaataaaaaaaaagaattaccagggcagggggttgggggaagaaggagggagcgGGGCGGGGGGTGgtgggtagaggggagaaatggcccaaacaatgtatacacatacgaataaacgaataaaaaaaaattaccagggCAGATATTGGCTAAAGgccacaatcccagcacttgggaggcagaaatgggaggatcTTGTatgaagccagccggggcaaaaagTTACTCAACAAACAATCTGGCATCAtgatggttcaagcctgtaatcccagctacataagagGAGGATATATGAGGGTTTTAGCACAAAGCCAGACCCAGAGAGAACATAAGACACTATGTGAAAAATAGATAAAGCAAGAATAGGGCTGTagatgtgactcaagttttaGAACAATTACCTGACAaatgggaggtcctgagttcaagtcccgaTACTCCCCCAAAAAAGGATAAAACCTTATTGTAGCCAAAAAGTTAATTGCTGTATCAAAAGACAGAAATGATCATTATGGTAAATTATACATGATACACAATTGATCCTAAATTAATCACTACTATTTCACACAGTTAACTAGACTCGTTTTTAGTAAACAATATTATTTATGgagccaaaaaagaaatgtgaaataatttGTAATAATTGTAATTATTTGTAATTGTAGTAAACACCTAGCTTTCATATTTCGTGTTAAAGTAATATTGTGTGCACTGCTAATTATGACACTCATGCTTTCTAGTCTCCCATGGTTGTGTCCTATGTATGATAATGTAAAACACTGGTCATCACAAACTTTATTTTGTGATTTGTAAGATTTCTAAAAATTGTCTTCTCATTTCAGTAGACTGGTTTCACACCATATGTTATGAGTCTAAATTACAAAGTTAcattttcctctttattatttttgggttttattatcatttcatggccaaaaataattatttattatgtagTGGTAGATAGTCTCCAAATTCGGCTGATATTTTATGAGCAtatttttcatttgccttttgaACTTTTAGATGAAATGCTTTTgaattttcaatatttcaaatgTGTGAGCTCAGGAAATACACACATGAggatcatttaaattatttaccaTCAATTGGTATAAATTTTACTTATAAGAACCACAAACATAAGAGAATGTGACTGTGGTTCATTTGATACccttagaaacaaagaaaagttctGGCTAGAGAGGACTCTTGTGTCTGACTGAAATGGAATAATGATTTcatctcctctgtaaaatggggatgataacaGTAACTCACTCACTGaactaatatttttcatttagctaacagaacattttgaaaagttgATGTGCACTACACCCTCTTAAAGGAAGTATAGGTGGAGCacttaagaaaaagcaaaactccCTGCCCTTGGGCTACTTTGACCCATAGAGGACATATATTAGAAAGCAGGCAATAAAGTCAAGAAAAGTTAATGGAGAGGGAAACAATCTCAGGTAAGGAAGAGAGATGGACAAGCGTATTGTTCCCTTAGATGGTGGGTTCAAGGAAAGCCTCACTTGGTGACATTTAAGCAAAAACCACAATGAAGACAAGGTAAGATATAGGGGAAGACAGCTGCAAGTAGAGTAATGTGTATAAAGAtcctgaaatgaaaataaacttatgTGTTGAGGTGAACCTTGAGCTTACATACCTTTTGATTTCACAATGCAACAGTCTCTGTTACTAAGCATGGGACATCTCTTTACATATTGAATCCTCTCCACAACACATACCATTATCATCAGCTTCAGTTCACACAGGAGGAATCCAAGACAGAGTGTAGTTAGGTTACCTGTCACAGGTCATACAGCCACAAGTGGAGAGCCAGGATAAAAACCATGTGTGATCCACAGCCCATATTCTTACCTTCTTAGTCCTTAGGTGAATCCCATTTCAGGGAGAAtggaagaaaggacagaagggACATGATTGGCTCATATTCACACAACAAGACAGAAACCAAGTTGAGAAAAATTCTGACCTGAGATGCCAGAGCTGAGAgcctatttcttccttcctcaaaCATTCACTGAGCCTCGTGTCATGGCAAATCCTGACTGGCACTGTCGATGACACGTAATGGCCACTTGTTAGAAATGAAGAGATACGTTGGGTTTGCGCTCTAATTTGCCATTTAATGTTTTCTCCAGCTGTACCCTTACATTCCCCATCCCAGCGCTGTGTGCCCTGGGGTATCTCCATCTGatgacacttctgtctttccTGGTTAACATGAGCTCTTTGATTTCAAGGACAGGCTTGTCTCATCACTCTGAGCCTGGCATGCAACAGACTCTCGGGTGACAGCTTATGAATCGATTTCCAGGTAATTGTCCCTCTGATACACACATAACTAACCGTGGGAAATGAAGTTGTGTGATATATTCCTAGCACAGTGACTGCAATGACAAAAATTCATCACACGTTTGGGTGTCCTGCCTGGGCAGTGCCTCTGTGCTCTGAGACACCCCCCTCCTGATGTGTGGGATCTGAGAGTGCTGCCTGAATTTTGTATCACTGGACCAGGGTATAAATAAGGGGGGAAGGTAGGAGGTAGCCCAGACCCTTGGAGGAGACTGGCCATGCAATGAGAGTCCCAAGTGGAGTGGAAGCCAATTGATAATACTTTCCTTCAGTCCTACTCGAGGACAGGCAATTGTTGCACCCTCCCTTTTGGGTAGATGGTCTCTGGAAAGCGACAGCCAACAGTGGAAACAGGAAACATCTTTCTCTGTGCTCTTGTTGCCCCAAGACCCTAGCATGCAGCCATCTGAAACTTTACAGTCTTCCTTCTCCCATCCTGTACCTCTTCCCATGAGCTTTGTTCCACCACTCCCTCCCAATAAGATGGACTGCCTTCTACAAGCCCATAGGCAGTGGACCCAAACAAACATGGAGTCAAGCCTTTGAAACCATAAGCCAGAGAcccttcctcttttaagttgatcTGGGTCAGATGCTTGTTACAGCATGGAAAGCTGACCACCAGATGACAGGtggaacagcttttttttttttaaccagggtaCTCTGAGCCTCCGAGATGATAGCTTGCTTAGAGTTAGAAAGATGCTTAATAATGGCGGGAAAGGATAACAATTCTCTCTAGACTCCCAGGCAAATGCTCCTGCTAATCATTTTCTCTGAAGACTGATTTCAACCTGTCAACCTACAGTCACTGTGGGGAAATTAGAGAACTGATGTGAGTCTTCTCTCCCAGACCATGCTGCTCTTCACTCAGATAATTCAAGTCAATTCACAAATATATTCAATGCTCTTAAATCACTAACATcctttgggggtgggtgggtgtgagGCATCTACCGGATGCTACTTCTGGCCCTGGGAGAGCTGACCCTAATCCTGAGGTTTACAGGGGAGTTCATGAGTGTCCCTGAGACACTATTATAGCAGTAAACATTTCACTGATAAATAGTAATATTGTTGGGATTGGAAAGGAAGGGCCAAATGCTCTGGAAATAGCAGCTTTCCTGGGCATTGTGGCCTTGGAGTCTGTTTCTATCTAAGGGAGGGAAAATTCTCCTGGGCTGTGAGCTCCTTGAGTACACAAATTGTACTCTGTATTTCTCACAGCACAACCTTGCACAATATATAGTGAAAGGACTGATTGATCTGTATTTGTTGGCTGCATGGTCCTGTTAATGAACTGCTTAGTAGGGATGATCAGGTGAACTGGGTTATAACTTTAGAGAACTTTAGAATACTAAAGTGGTCCTTTTTTTCTGCGGTATCCTGCTGATTTTAAAGTGGGGACTGGGAGAGCTGTGTGGAGGGTAAAGGTTGACATTAAGACCTTTTACTTTATCTGATTTGAAATGTTAGgattgttatttcaatttttgttttttgagtgatATAACTAAAGCTCAGAAAGTTTAGTATTGTACCTCTGTCACAAAGGGTGCAAATACTTGATTTGAGATCTACCTCAGCCTTAATCCCTTGCTTATGCTTCCTCTCCCCTAGTCTCCACTTTACTCTCAGAGATTAGATTCTGAAAGTCCCTGGAGAATTCTTGCCAGAGATATGGCATCACTGTAAATCCCCACCTGCACTTcgattaaccttttttttttttctgtagacaaGGGGCTTAAAGCCAGGTAAAGCCTAAGGCTCCATTGTAGGATCTTTCTGCAAAATCTGTCGCTGTGGGTGTCTCCAGTAGAATGTGTTTCAGGAAAAGGTTTGTCTGCTGGGGCAGGACAGCGGGTGTCATTCATCACTGCTGGAGGGCAGAATCCGGGGCTGGGGGCCACACGTGGAGAGGGGAGGGGCCACGGGCGGCCCCCTCGTGACCAGCCCCGAGGAGAGGTCACAAGAGAAGACTGACGTTCCATTATCACGCGCCTGGGGCCCAAGGTAACCAAGGCATTTATATATAAACACTGGGGCTGGGGGCGTTACGGGGGACCGTTGGAGACGGGAGCCCATAGTTTGGGGTCGCGCACTTGGACGGTGGTAGCCATGGGCCGACGATGCTTGGAAGGAGTGAGCAAGGAGAAATCCTAGGAAATGAGGggtcagaagagagaaaaagggtGTCAGAGCACAAGAGCGAAAGATCGTGAGAGGGCGCTAGAGCGTGGCGTAAGCTTGGCGGTAGGGGCACAAGATGGACCACACCAGGCCCAGAAGCATAGGTAAGATAGGACACTTCCTTCCCCCGAGTCCATTTTCCAAAGGTAACCTCCTGTCAGCCATATTTAAGGTAAAACGTTGATCcaagtatttttaagataaggagGAAAGAACGTCAGAGAAAGCTGTACCAATGCGACACTGCGCAGGGCACAGAAAGGGCAGTCAGAGAGAGGGTGTcacctttaaaaaagaagtttccattgcggcactattcacaatagccaagttatggaaacagctaagatgccccaccactgacgaatggattaagaaaatgtggtatctatacacaatggaattttatgcagccatgaagaagaacgaaatgttatggaattggagaacatcattctgagtgaggttagcctggcccaaaagacctaaaatcgtatgttctccctcatatgtggacactagatcaagggcaaacaacaatgggattggactttgagcacatgataaaagccagagcacacaagggaggggtgaggataggtaagacacctaaaaaactagctagcatttgttgcccttaacgcagagaaactaaagcagataccttaaaagcaactggggccaataggaaaaggggaccaggaactagagaaaaggttagagcaaaaagaattaacctagaaggtaacacacacgcacaggaaatcaatgtgagtcaactccctgtatagctgtccttatctcaaccagcaaaaacccttgttccttcctattattgcttatactctctcttcaacaaaattagaaataagggcaaaatagtttctgctgggtattgagggggtgggggggagagggagggggcggagtgggtggtaagggagggggtgggggcacgggggagaaatgacccaagccttgtatgcacatatgaataataaaagaaaaaaaaaagaagtttccatCCTTTCCACCCTAAAGCTCTTgtttccccctcccactccccatctttcctccttctcctttccgCTCCCCCTCCCCCCGTACCCGCATGATGTGATCGCCTTTAAACCAGGTAACCTCGGTCGGCACACCAGCTCCGGGAGCCTCTGAGTTGAGGGGGTGGAGCCCGCAGCCGCCGCTGGCTGAGCTCAAGGGCCAGTGGGAGGGGTCCCGAGGGTGCTAACGGCGCGCCGCGGCCATGACGCCTGGCACATCATTCACAGAAGTTCCTGTCTCCTTCCATCTACAGGCGCAGGTCGCCTTCTGACGCATTTCTTCCCAGGCCGGGGAGTGGGCTGATGGCCCAGATTGGAGACGCTTCCCCGTCCTCCGGCTCGGTAGCCCGTAGGAGTTCGGGCAGCGGAGGAGGAGCCTCTGCGGAGCAGGCAGCAGAGAAGGCGGGGacaatggaggaggaggagatgggggcgGCGAAGGCATACGCGGTCCAGGAAGCTGAGATGAAGCTGGAGTCAGGGCAGGAGCCGAACCCCGTGCCTGAGAAGAACTTGATGTGGAGCGGCAGTGGCGACGCTGAGAAGGTGTTCCCACCAACCCCCTCTAGCTGTCACAGCAGCAGCTCATCTGCTTGCCCGCGTCGCAAGCCCCGCCCTCGGCCCCAGTCCCGGTCCCGCTCCCTTGGCCGGCCCGGGCTCTTggccccacccccacctgccATCCGGCCCCAGTCTCTCCCACTGCCGCAGCCACCTCCGCCCCCATCGCGTTCCCCCGCCTGGCGCAAGTCCAGGCGTAGATCCATACCTGGGGCCAGGCCCCAAACACGGAGAGGCTGCTCTGGTAACCCAGAGGGCTCTGGCTATCGAGGCCAGGTTAAATTTGATCCGGGTTCCACAGGCTGCTTTCATGTGCAGAAATTTAAAGTAGCCAAAAATTGGCAGAAGAACCTGCGGATGATCTACCAACGTTTTGTTTGGAGTGGGACCCTGGAGACTAGGAAACGTAGGGTAAAGCCATGTATCTGTCATGTATGTAGCACCCATATGAACAGACTCCACTCTTGTATGTCTTGTGGCTTTTTTGGCTGCTTTACTAAGAAACATATTCATAAACATGCAGAAACAAAACGGCACAACTTAGCAGTAGACGTCTATTGTGGAGTTATATATTGCTTTATGTGTAAAGATTATGTATATGACAAAGATATAGAACAGATtgccaaagaaacaaaagagaaaattttgaaagTATTAACTTCCACCTCAACAGAATTTTCTCATGAACAATTTATGACATTGGGTGTTGAAGAGAAACAATCACCCTGTGAGTCAAACGATCTGGAACCAAAATTGGTGAAACccaagaaaaagaggagaaaggagtcAGTGTATACTGTAGGCCTCAGAGGGCTAATCAACCTTGGGAACACCTGCTTTATGAATTGCATTGTCCAGGCACTTACTCATACTCCTCTACTAAAAGATTTCTTCCTCTCTGATAAACACAAGTGTGTAATGACAAGTCCAAATTTATGTCTAGTCTGTGAAATGACTTCTCTTTTTCATGCTATGTACTCTGAGAGCCGAACTCCTCATATTCCCTGTAAGTTATTGCACCTGATAGGCATTCATGCAGAACATTTAGCTGGGTACAGGCAGCAGGATGCCCATGAATTTCTTTTTGCGATATTAGATGTGCTACATAGACAGAGCAAATATGATAGTGTTGAACAGGAGGCCAGTAACCTCAACTGCTGTAATTGCATCATAGACCAAATCTTTACAGGTGGCTTGCAATCCGATGTCACCTGTCAAGCCTGCCACAGTGTCTCTACCACCATAGACCCATGCTGGGATATCAGCCTGGACTTGCCTAGCTCTTGTGCTACACTTGGTTCCCAGAGCCCAGAGAAGGCTGACAGCACAGTGAGCAGGGATGACCACATACAAGGAAGCCCCTCACTTACGGATTGCCTGCAGTGGTTTACGA
Coding sequences:
- the LOC141419592 gene encoding ubiquitin carboxyl-terminal hydrolase 51-like, yielding MAQIGDASPSSGSVARRSSGSGGGASAEQAAEKAGTMEEEEMGAAKAYAVQEAEMKLESGQEPNPVPEKNLMWSGSGDAEKVFPPTPSSCHSSSSSACPRRKPRPRPQSRSRSLGRPGLLAPPPPAIRPQSLPLPQPPPPPSRSPAWRKSRRRSIPGARPQTRRGCSGNPEGSGYRGQVKFDPGSTGCFHVQKFKVAKNWQKNLRMIYQRFVWSGTLETRKRRVKPCICHVCSTHMNRLHSCMSCGFFGCFTKKHIHKHAETKRHNLAVDVYCGVIYCFMCKDYVYDKDIEQIAKETKEKILKVLTSTSTEFSHEQFMTLGVEEKQSPCESNDLEPKLVKPKKKRRKESVYTVGLRGLINLGNTCFMNCIVQALTHTPLLKDFFLSDKHKCVMTSPNLCLVCEMTSLFHAMYSESRTPHIPCKLLHLIGIHAEHLAGYRQQDAHEFLFAILDVLHRQSKYDSVEQEASNLNCCNCIIDQIFTGGLQSDVTCQACHSVSTTIDPCWDISLDLPSSCATLGSQSPEKADSTVSRDDHIQGSPSLTDCLQWFTRPEHLGSSAKIKCSSCQSYQESTKQLTMKILPVVACFHLKRFELVGKQRRKINTFVSFPLELDMTPFLASTKESMMREGHPPTDCVPNENKYFLFAVINHHGTLESGHYTSFVRQQKDQWFNCDDAVITKATIEDLLYSEVYLLFYHKQGLEKD